Proteins co-encoded in one Haloarcula sp. DT43 genomic window:
- a CDS encoding CRISPR-associated protein Cas4 has protein sequence MPTHTFRELETAAYCPRKLYYRRRDGATEVPDGIDAVRRLAREYERLLTDDAALLAAPIEVGPDEYRDRIRGLRDRLADWDALVAPAATDAYLEGKDARGIAHKLVAGQDGPAPSLVFAGRPPETGVWEPQTVRLVAAAKALSWERERDVDHAFAEYPAYGVIRRVDVNARRAGVYRRAVRTADSIDGPPGRVRNDAKCEPCEFGDDCGVKTRSLRSMLR, from the coding sequence ATGCCGACCCACACGTTCAGAGAACTGGAGACGGCCGCCTACTGCCCGCGGAAGCTCTACTACCGCCGCCGCGACGGGGCGACCGAGGTGCCCGACGGGATAGACGCGGTCCGGCGGCTCGCCCGCGAGTACGAACGGCTCTTGACCGACGACGCCGCCCTGCTGGCCGCCCCAATCGAGGTGGGGCCGGACGAGTACCGCGACCGGATTCGGGGGCTCCGGGACCGACTGGCCGACTGGGACGCGCTGGTCGCGCCGGCGGCGACCGACGCGTACCTCGAAGGAAAAGACGCCCGGGGCATCGCGCACAAACTCGTCGCCGGGCAGGACGGCCCGGCCCCGTCGCTCGTCTTCGCCGGTCGGCCGCCCGAAACGGGCGTCTGGGAGCCCCAGACCGTGCGGCTGGTCGCCGCCGCGAAGGCGCTGTCCTGGGAGCGCGAGCGCGACGTCGACCACGCCTTCGCGGAGTATCCGGCCTACGGCGTGATTCGACGCGTCGACGTGAACGCGCGGCGGGCCGGCGTCTACCGCCGGGCCGTCAGGACCGCCGACAGCATCGATGGACCGCCGGGTCGGGTGCGCAACGACGCGAAGTGCGAGCCCTGTGAGTTCGGCGACGACTGCGGGGTGAAGACGCGGTCGCTCCGGTCGATGCTGCGGTGA
- a CDS encoding L-threonylcarbamoyladenylate synthase: MATVDEAAAAVRAGELVVYPTETVYGLGADALSGAAVERVFEAKGRDRDKPVSMAVPDVETAREYTRPSDRELAFMREFLPGPVTVVVERRDAVPDVLVAGRDRVGVRVPDHALALELLAETGPLTATSANISGSPSARTVDDLDAIRERAAVVLDAGETDGGTGSTVVDVAAGTIHRRGARADAVESWLEARN, translated from the coding sequence ATGGCGACGGTCGACGAGGCCGCGGCGGCGGTCCGGGCCGGCGAGCTCGTCGTCTACCCGACGGAGACGGTCTACGGCCTCGGCGCGGACGCCCTGAGCGGTGCCGCCGTCGAGCGCGTCTTCGAGGCGAAGGGCCGCGACCGGGACAAGCCGGTTTCGATGGCGGTCCCGGACGTCGAGACGGCGCGGGAGTACACGCGCCCGAGCGACCGCGAACTGGCGTTCATGCGCGAGTTCCTCCCCGGCCCGGTCACGGTCGTCGTCGAGCGCCGCGACGCGGTGCCGGACGTGCTCGTCGCCGGCCGGGACCGCGTCGGCGTGCGGGTCCCCGACCACGCGCTGGCGCTCGAACTGCTCGCCGAGACCGGGCCGTTGACCGCCACGAGCGCAAACATCTCCGGCAGTCCCAGCGCCCGAACCGTCGACGACCTCGACGCAATCCGGGAACGCGCCGCCGTCGTGCTCGACGCCGGCGAGACCGACGGCGGGACCGGCTCGACGGTCGTGGACGTGGCTGCCGGGACGATACACCGCCGCGGCGCACGCGCCGACGCCGTCGAGTCGTGGCTCGAAGCCCGGAACTGA
- a CDS encoding redoxin domain-containing protein, whose product MDLGFDVVDLDPSDHPEEGDTAPDFTRPLVNDEFWEDESLSSLCADSDRVVLVFHAMDGAFPATYIWNEIRDRGWHEQATVVGVSISTPYEHKQLLEERDIEGDYRLFSDPANGVAREYGIAMDLDGMTGIEEPRPSVFVLDSDRTVEYAWVAAEWPDFPDYDAVEAQL is encoded by the coding sequence ATGGACCTCGGGTTCGACGTCGTCGACCTCGACCCGTCCGACCACCCCGAAGAAGGCGACACAGCGCCGGATTTCACGCGCCCGCTGGTCAACGACGAGTTCTGGGAAGACGAGTCGCTCTCGTCGCTGTGTGCCGACAGCGACCGGGTCGTGCTCGTGTTTCACGCGATGGACGGCGCGTTCCCGGCCACGTACATCTGGAACGAGATTCGGGACCGCGGGTGGCACGAGCAGGCCACCGTCGTCGGCGTCTCCATCTCGACGCCCTACGAGCACAAGCAACTGCTCGAAGAGCGCGACATCGAAGGGGACTACCGGCTGTTCTCGGACCCGGCCAACGGCGTCGCCCGGGAGTACGGCATCGCCATGGACCTCGACGGGATGACCGGCATCGAGGAGCCGCGCCCGTCGGTGTTCGTCCTCGATAGCGACCGGACCGTCGAGTACGCCTGGGTCGCCGCGGAGTGGCCCGACTTCCCCGACTACGACGCGGTCGAAGCCCAGCTCTGA
- a CDS encoding glutathione S-transferase N-terminal domain-containing protein: MSESDITLYRLQACPFCERVVRKLNEYGLDYQSRFVEPMHSDRDVVKRLSGKRTVPAIVDENTGVTMSESANIVAYLERTYGDAGGAA, encoded by the coding sequence ATGAGCGAGTCCGACATCACGCTGTACCGGCTGCAGGCGTGTCCGTTCTGCGAGCGCGTCGTCCGGAAACTGAACGAGTACGGCCTCGACTACCAGTCGCGGTTCGTCGAGCCGATGCACTCGGACCGCGACGTGGTCAAGCGGCTGTCCGGGAAACGGACCGTCCCGGCCATCGTCGACGAGAACACTGGCGTCACGATGTCCGAGAGCGCGAACATCGTCGCGTATCTGGAGCGGACGTACGGCGACGCGGGGGGTGCGGCCTGA
- a CDS encoding hemolysin family protein: MALDPPAPFELSTATLQAIEYAGVTIPETVVLVGGVATIVLLIVLSAFFSSSEIAMFSLPAHRTEALVEDGVPGARTLKRLKADPHRLLVTILVGNNLVNIAMSSIATGLLAMYLSQGQAVAVATFGITAIVLLFGESAPKSYAVENTESWALRISRPLKFAEKVLLPLILLFDYLTRVVNKITGGRSAIETSYVTREEIQDIIETGEREGVLDEDEREMLQRTLRFNDTIAKEVMTPRLDMTAVAKEASVEEALETCIQSGHARIPVYEGSLDNVIGVIHIRDLVRDLNYGEALARDMELEDLIEPTLHVPESKNVDDLLTEMRAERLHMVIVIDEFGTTEGLVTMEDLTEEIVGEILEGEEEEPIEYVDDDTVTVKGEVNIEEVNEALDLDLPEGEEFETIAGFIFNRAGRLVEEGETITYDGVEIRVEQVENTRIMKARVVRLETDETESVDAEEATD, from the coding sequence ATGGCCCTGGACCCACCTGCGCCGTTTGAGCTGTCTACAGCGACGTTGCAGGCTATCGAATACGCCGGCGTCACGATTCCCGAAACCGTGGTGCTGGTCGGTGGCGTCGCTACTATCGTCCTTCTCATCGTTCTCTCGGCGTTCTTCTCGTCCTCGGAGATAGCGATGTTCTCGCTGCCGGCCCACCGGACGGAGGCCCTCGTCGAGGACGGCGTCCCGGGCGCGAGGACGCTCAAGCGACTCAAGGCGGACCCCCATCGCCTGCTCGTGACCATCCTGGTCGGGAACAACCTCGTCAACATCGCGATGTCCTCCATCGCGACGGGGCTGCTGGCGATGTACCTCTCTCAGGGACAGGCCGTCGCCGTCGCCACGTTCGGTATCACCGCCATCGTGTTGCTGTTCGGCGAGAGCGCCCCCAAGAGCTACGCCGTCGAGAACACCGAGTCGTGGGCGCTGCGCATCTCCAGGCCGCTGAAGTTCGCCGAGAAGGTACTGCTCCCGCTCATTCTCCTCTTCGACTATCTCACCCGCGTCGTCAACAAGATAACTGGCGGCCGGTCGGCCATCGAGACTTCCTACGTCACCCGCGAGGAGATACAGGACATCATCGAGACGGGCGAGCGCGAGGGCGTCCTGGACGAGGACGAACGCGAGATGCTCCAGCGCACCCTGCGGTTCAACGACACCATCGCCAAGGAGGTGATGACCCCGCGGCTGGACATGACCGCCGTCGCCAAGGAGGCCTCCGTCGAGGAGGCCCTGGAGACGTGTATCCAGAGCGGCCACGCCCGCATCCCCGTCTACGAGGGGAGCCTGGACAACGTCATCGGCGTCATCCACATCCGCGACCTCGTCCGGGACCTCAACTACGGCGAGGCGCTGGCCCGCGACATGGAACTCGAGGACCTCATCGAGCCGACCCTGCACGTCCCCGAGTCGAAGAACGTCGACGACCTGTTGACCGAGATGCGGGCCGAGCGTCTGCACATGGTCATCGTCATCGACGAGTTCGGGACCACCGAGGGGCTGGTGACGATGGAGGACCTGACCGAGGAAATCGTCGGCGAGATACTCGAAGGGGAGGAGGAAGAGCCCATCGAGTACGTCGACGACGACACCGTGACGGTCAAAGGCGAGGTCAACATCGAGGAGGTCAACGAGGCGCTGGACCTGGACCTCCCCGAGGGCGAGGAGTTCGAGACCATCGCCGGCTTCATCTTCAACCGTGCGGGCCGGTTGGTCGAGGAGGGCGAGACCATCACCTACGACGGCGTCGAAATCCGCGTCGAGCAGGTCGAAAACACGCGCATCATGAAGGCCCGCGTCGTCCGCCTGGAGACCGACGAGACGGAGTCGGTCGACGCCGAAGAGGCCACGGACTGA
- a CDS encoding cupin domain-containing protein, with product MGYHHISVDDIEPTPDRPSVQRSISDAADLENVAVNRYEVAPGEDIPLAYHYHDDQEELFYVLSGTLAVETPEGTYEVGEDEVFVVEPDSPQRAHNPESATDPVRALAIGAPAVDDAHPYEQE from the coding sequence ATGGGGTACCACCATATCTCCGTCGACGACATCGAACCGACGCCGGACCGACCCAGCGTCCAGCGGTCGATAAGCGACGCGGCCGACCTCGAAAACGTGGCCGTGAACCGCTACGAGGTCGCCCCCGGCGAGGACATCCCGCTCGCGTACCACTACCACGACGACCAGGAGGAACTGTTCTACGTCCTCTCGGGCACGCTGGCCGTCGAGACACCGGAGGGAACCTACGAGGTCGGCGAAGACGAGGTGTTCGTCGTCGAACCAGACAGCCCCCAGCGGGCACACAACCCCGAGTCGGCGACCGACCCGGTTCGGGCCCTCGCAATCGGGGCCCCTGCGGTGGATGACGCCCACCCCTACGAGCAGGAGTAA
- a CDS encoding SRPBCC family protein: MREVERSRFVMARPPAVHRTLSPEAVVAAEGTFTVSTVEETDTGTVVTAAGPGMSVPLRFETRDDGLRYTAEGEVGPFDHLETELTVTPEGNGSRLTMRSTVSLNLPLPFADRIAAWKRGNELERALDELAADVPGA; this comes from the coding sequence ATGCGCGAGGTCGAACGCTCTCGGTTCGTGATGGCGCGGCCGCCGGCTGTCCACCGCACGCTCTCCCCGGAGGCAGTCGTCGCGGCCGAGGGGACGTTCACGGTGTCGACCGTCGAGGAGACCGACACGGGCACGGTGGTCACCGCGGCCGGCCCGGGGATGTCGGTGCCGCTCCGGTTCGAGACCCGGGACGACGGGCTCCGGTACACCGCCGAGGGCGAGGTCGGGCCGTTCGACCACCTGGAGACCGAACTCACGGTCACGCCGGAGGGGAACGGCTCCCGTCTCACGATGCGTTCGACCGTCTCCCTGAACCTCCCGCTGCCCTTCGCCGACCGCATCGCCGCCTGGAAGCGCGGCAACGAACTGGAGCGAGCGCTCGACGAACTGGCGGCCGACGTGCCCGGGGCGTGA
- a CDS encoding CobW family GTP-binding protein, with translation MRDTIPVTILSGSLGAGKTTLLNHLLTEAGDRDIAVLVNDMGTVNVDAELIAEGSELDVDDGVAELSNGCICCELQDDLETAVVRLANNRDFDALVVESSGISEPAPVARLFTTESRVAALYRVDTLVTVLDTRLFLDAFAGETPERQGAVDANADGDGDDTAAGDADRPLSDLMVEQVELSNLVVLNKADLCSDAELDEAEELVGALQPDAETVRTTFSRVDPDRLFDRGLFDPDEIADLPGWKRALADSGHGDATHEGDGHDHHHPEEVYGVTSFTYRRRRPFHPERLAETLRDLPASVVRSKGTVWLAGTDCRVVVGQAGPSIRAEAQGPWIASLPEIERDMYRSNRPDLDWHDEHGDRRTELVFIGTDYGEDALRAALDDALVTDEEWGGGDPSRGPFPAEQGEETVIRRP, from the coding sequence ATGCGCGACACGATTCCCGTCACGATTCTCTCGGGCAGCCTCGGGGCCGGGAAGACGACGCTCCTGAACCACCTGCTGACGGAAGCCGGCGACCGCGACATCGCCGTCCTCGTCAACGACATGGGGACGGTCAACGTCGACGCCGAACTCATCGCGGAGGGGTCCGAACTCGACGTCGACGACGGGGTCGCGGAGCTGTCGAACGGCTGTATCTGCTGTGAGCTACAGGACGACCTCGAAACCGCGGTCGTCCGGCTGGCGAACAATCGGGACTTCGACGCGCTCGTCGTCGAATCGTCGGGCATCTCCGAGCCGGCACCGGTCGCGCGGCTGTTCACCACCGAATCCCGAGTGGCGGCGCTCTATCGGGTCGACACGCTCGTGACGGTGCTCGACACCAGGCTGTTCCTCGACGCCTTCGCCGGCGAGACACCCGAACGCCAAGGGGCAGTGGACGCAAACGCCGATGGAGACGGCGACGACACGGCGGCCGGCGACGCCGACCGCCCGCTCTCGGATTTGATGGTCGAACAGGTCGAACTCTCGAACCTCGTCGTGCTGAACAAGGCGGACCTCTGTTCCGACGCGGAACTCGACGAGGCCGAGGAACTGGTGGGGGCGCTCCAGCCCGACGCCGAGACGGTTCGGACGACCTTCTCCCGGGTCGACCCCGACCGACTGTTCGACCGCGGGCTGTTCGACCCCGACGAGATTGCCGACCTGCCGGGCTGGAAACGGGCGCTGGCCGATAGCGGCCACGGGGACGCCACACACGAGGGAGACGGCCACGACCACCACCATCCCGAGGAAGTGTACGGCGTCACCTCCTTCACCTACCGCCGCCGCCGGCCGTTCCACCCCGAGCGGCTCGCCGAGACGCTGCGGGACCTGCCGGCGAGCGTCGTCCGCTCGAAGGGGACCGTCTGGCTGGCGGGCACCGACTGCCGCGTCGTCGTCGGGCAGGCCGGCCCGTCGATACGGGCCGAGGCCCAGGGCCCCTGGATTGCGAGCCTCCCCGAAATAGAGCGGGACATGTACCGCTCGAACCGGCCGGACCTCGACTGGCACGACGAGCACGGCGACCGCCGGACGGAACTGGTGTTCATCGGAACGGACTACGGCGAAGATGCCCTCCGGGCGGCGCTCGACGACGCGCTCGTCACCGACGAGGAGTGGGGTGGCGGCGACCCGTCGAGGGGGCCGTTCCCGGCGGAACAGGGCGAGGAGACGGTGATTCGGAGACCCTAG
- a CDS encoding ArsA family ATPase, giving the protein MEPFVFFGGKGGVGKTTVSCAYGIKSARAGLDTLVVSTDPAHSVTDVFDQEFGDEPAPVEGIDGLDALEIDPETESQRHLDGIRNDLSEQVSAAMVNEINQQLEMAHQTPGAYESALFDRFVDVMRNADPYDRVVFDTSPTGSTLRLLGLPEFLEGWIDRLMHKREKSIDLFEKAAIGNNEPRRVMNGDPVLARLQDRKEFFEFAGGALQADAAFFLVLNPDQLSVNETRRAIDEMRERDLSVRGLVANKLTPEPNPDENGRGARYLRDRVATESERLREVRETLDPPLVAEITTRTAEVKGDLLDDVAAELDVETAAETPTFV; this is encoded by the coding sequence ATGGAGCCGTTCGTCTTCTTCGGCGGCAAGGGCGGGGTCGGCAAGACCACCGTCTCCTGTGCCTACGGCATCAAGTCCGCACGTGCGGGCCTCGACACGCTCGTCGTCTCGACGGACCCGGCCCACTCCGTCACCGACGTGTTCGACCAGGAGTTCGGCGACGAGCCGGCCCCCGTCGAGGGCATCGACGGCCTCGACGCGCTGGAAATCGACCCCGAGACAGAGAGCCAGCGCCACCTCGACGGCATCCGGAACGACCTCTCCGAGCAGGTGTCGGCGGCGATGGTCAACGAGATAAACCAGCAACTGGAGATGGCCCACCAGACTCCCGGGGCCTACGAGTCGGCGCTGTTCGACCGCTTCGTCGACGTGATGCGCAACGCCGACCCGTACGACCGTGTGGTCTTCGACACCTCGCCGACCGGCAGCACGCTTCGCCTGCTCGGCCTGCCGGAGTTCCTCGAAGGGTGGATAGACCGGCTGATGCACAAACGCGAGAAGAGCATCGACCTCTTCGAGAAGGCCGCCATCGGCAACAACGAGCCCCGCCGTGTGATGAACGGCGACCCGGTGCTGGCCCGCCTACAGGACCGCAAGGAGTTCTTCGAGTTCGCCGGCGGCGCGCTCCAGGCCGACGCCGCCTTCTTCCTCGTGCTCAACCCCGACCAGCTCTCGGTCAACGAGACGCGACGCGCCATCGACGAGATGCGGGAGCGCGACCTCTCGGTCCGGGGCCTCGTGGCGAACAAGCTCACGCCCGAACCGAACCCCGACGAGAACGGCCGCGGGGCCCGATACCTCCGGGACCGCGTCGCCACCGAGAGCGAGCGGCTCCGCGAGGTCCGGGAGACGCTCGACCCGCCGCTGGTCGCGGAAATCACGACCCGGACGGCGGAGGTGAAAGGCGACCTGCTCGATGACGTGGCCGCCGAACTCGACGTCGAGACGGCCGCCGAGACACCGACGTTCGTCTGA